The genomic segment AAATGAAGGTGTCCCAAAACAAACAGATGGCTCTCAATGTTGCGGGTGCAATGTCATTGCGAGCGTAGCGCTTGCACTGAGCCTGTCGAAGTGCTTGCACTGAGCTTGTCGAAGTGCTTGCACTGATTATGTCGAAGTGAAGCAATCTCATTTTTTTACTTACGACTGCCCAACATCAAAAGCTTTTTAACAGCAACTATCGCCCATAAAAAATATAAAACTTCTTTAATCAGAGATTTTTTAAAAATTTATTGCAAACTCCAAAATCATATAATTTTGGCACAATTTATGCTTCTTCATTTAGTATGAAGAACGTAATTGTTGCATTACCAGTGTTTCAGGACCGACTATCGCCACTTTTGGATGAGGCACGCAGGTTTGTCGTTTTAACATTGAATGAAAATGCTATTTCAGAACGCACAGTGATTGATATTGATGAACAAAGTCCGTTTATAAGGATTGAGCGACTTAAAGAAATGGGAGTAACCGTGTTATTATGCGGAGCTTTAAGCGATGTGCTGGCCAGGTTTATTCTTGATAGGGAAATTAAGCTATATTCGTGGCTCAATGGCAGCGTTGAGGAAGTGGTAGCACAGTACATCAATGGAACATTAGCTTACAAATGCATGCACTATGTAACAAAAGGACAAACTTGCAGGCGCCACAGGCGTGGATGGAAATTACATCAAAGGAGTAATCATTATGAAGATAGCAATACCGGCACAACAGAATAGTTTAGACAGCCAAGTGGATGAACATTTTGGAAGAGCAAAAGGATTCATTGTGTATGATTCTGATACAGGAAGCTATACATGGATAGAGAATAAGCAGAGTGTTCAATCAACGCAGGGTGCTGGAATACAATCTGCAAAGAATGTGATAGATAATGGTGCAGAAGTTCTTATTGCTACAAACGTAGGACCAAAAGCATATTCAATTTTACGTTCGTCAGGAGTGGAAGTGTATGTATGCGATAGTATGCTGGTATCACAGGCAATTGCTGAGTACAAAGCTGGAAAATTGGTAAAAGCAACTGAAGCTATTGTTGAGAGTCACTGGTAATAATTTTTTATATTTATTGTAAAGGAGGTGAGCCTATGAATCAATCAACATTACATAATGGTTTTACAGGATATACACAAAATGTACAGGAAGCAGACAAAACAATGCGCCAACGGATGCTTCAGTGCATAAAAAAACTTCATGAGAAAAATTTACATTGTCTTCAAGAAGCACAAACTCATGGAAAAGAAAAATTGTTCTCTGAAATTGAAACAATTCATAAGCGACTGGAAAAGTTTGAACAGGAAATTAATAAACAACCTGTTGCACATTTTAAATTTGAAGGACTGGATCAGTCCGATGAAGATAGGCTGAAAATGATTGAAGAAAAAATTGAACGACTGGCACAGGAATGCGGTGATATAATCGATAACCTTTCCTGTTCTCAGGTTGATACGCATATTATTGAACAGTATACACGTATTGCATCGCATTTGCGATTGGCTGAACGTTTGTACCAAGAACGAATGTTGATTTTAAAAAAGGCAATGGTATTTGGTTAACACCAAAAGTAATTATGTGCGATAGTTATTAGTTAAAAGCTTTATTGCATTACATTACTATTTCTAAAAGGAGGTAACACTATACCCTGTGGAGATAGAACAGGTCCTTATGGTGCCGGCCCTATGACAGGACGTGGTGCAGGGTTTTGCGCTGGATACGGTATGCCAGGATATGCCAATCCAACTGGTAGATCTGGTGCATTTTGTTTTAACAGAGGTTTTGGTGGCAGAGGACGGGGTTTCCGTCACTGGTTCTATGCAACGGGTTTACCGGGCTGGATGCGTTTTGGCAACAATGCACCATACTATCAGTATTCTAAAGATGATGAAAAATCATTTTTAAAAAAGCAGGTTGAATTTTTAAGTAAAACCATTGAGGATTTGAACAAACGCTTAGCAGAACTGGAAAAAGAAGGTGAATAAAATTTATTTATTACATGGGGCATTGCTTCCTGATGCCCTTATAATGTTATTTTGACAAACGAAGTGCAATCTTATTTTGAAGGAGTGAAGCAATTTGTCATTTCGACGAACCAAGTGAGGAGAAATCTTAAAATGATAAGCAAAGATTTCTCGCTACGCTCGAAATGACTGTGTTATTAGTCATTTAGTAAGTGTGAAGCGATTTGTCATTTCGACGAACGGAGTGAAGAGAAATCTTAAAATGATAAGCAAAGATTTCTCGCTACGCTCGAAATGACAGTGTAATATAGAGGTTCCAGGTCAGGCCTGGAATGACTGTGTTATTAGTCATTAGTAAGTGTGGAGCGAATCAGAAATCTTATTGATAATTTGATCATTAAATAATCATTAAACATTAAAAAAAGGAAAAAACAATGAAAACAAAAATTACAATACTTTGTGAAAATAGCATTGCAACTCCGTTCCCTTTAATTGGAGAACATGGGCTTTCTATTCTCATTGAATCAGATGATACCACACTATTTGATACCGGTCAGGGACTTGGTATTTTGCAAAACCTAAAAACATTGGGAAAAGATATTACAGCCATTCAAAGAATTATATTAAGTCACGGACATTACGACCACACTGGTGGACTTTTACAGGTATTGCAATCCATAAACAGAAAAATCAATGTGTATGCCCATCCAGATGTATTTACCAACAAAGTTGCTGTTATTCCCTTGGGCAATCAAACACTGGAAGCACCTATAGGGGTCAGAGCATCAAAAGAAGAATATGAAAAGGCAGGAGCAGTTTTTCAACCAATATCGGGATTAACAGCAATAACCAACTCTTTCAGAGCTATCGCCGAAATTAATCGTCCGCAAAGCTGGCAAGGTTTTGATGAACGCTTAAAAGTCAAACTTCCTGATGGTACAATAAAAGATGATATCTTCAATGATGATTGTTCGCTTGTCATTGACACAGAATCAGGTCCTGTTGTGCTCCTGGGATGTGCACACGCGGGTATTGTAGATATACTTCATGACATAGCCAAACAAACCGGGTATAAAGAATTTCATGCTGTGATTGGTGGCACTCATTTAGAAAGCGCACCGGATGATTATATCAAAAAAGCAATTCATACGTTAAAAGAATTTAAAGTTAAAAAGATTGGCACATCACACTGTACTGGATTTAAGGTTGCTTGCATTATGCAACAGGAGTTTGGGGATTCATTAATTAACGCAACGTGTGGCGTTTCATTTGAATTTTAGTTTTGGAGATAGTTACATGAAAATTGCTATTGCCAGCGGTAAAGGTGGTACCGGTAAAACTACAATATCTACAACTCTGGCATATTATTTCGCACAACAATTTCCTACTGCATTGTTAGATTGTGATGTGGAAGAACCTGACGCAAACATATTTTTAAATATTCCAGTTAGCAGAACGTTTGATGTTGATGTTTTAATTCCCCAAGTTGATATGGACTTGTGTACAGGTTGTGGTAGATGTGAAAAGATGTGCCAATACAATGCAATAGTACTCATTAAAGGAAAACCATTAGTGCTTCCTGAGTTATGCCATTCGTGTGGTGGATGTTATCTGGTATGTCCTGAAAAGGCAATAAAAGAAGTAAAACGTTCTGTTGGAACGGTTGAAGTTGGTGTTAATGGTAACCTGCATTATGCTGGTGGTATTTTAAACATTGGAGAGCACATGGCAATTCCGTTAATAGATGAAGTAAAAAAAGAACATTATAACGCAACATTTCGTATTGTTGATGCCCCGCCGGGTTCATCCTGTCCGGTTGTTCATTCTATGCAAGGAAACGACCTTATTATTATTGTAGTAGAACCAACACCCTTTGGTTTTCATGATGCTGTTCTGGCATATGACGTGGCAAAAACTTTAAATATTCCCTGTGCAGTGGTTATAAACAATTTGGTTGAAGAATATAAACCGTTATTTAGTTTTTTAGAAAAAGAAAATATACCAGTTTTAGCGGTTATCCCTCACGATGTTGATGTTGCACGCTCATGTGCACAGGGCAATTGCATTGAGTATATGCTTACAAAATATCAGGATAAATTTGAAGCAATAATGCGTTATATTAAGGAAAAAGTACAATAATGACTAACACTATTAAACAGTTGGCGATAGTAAGCGGTAAAGGTGGTACCGGTAAAACAAGCATTGCTGCATCATTTGCTAAACTGGCAAAACAGCGCATTGTGGTTGATTGTGATGTTGATGCTTCAAATATGCCTCTTGTGCTTCCTCACACTATTATAGAGGAGATCCCTTTTTTGGGGGAAAAAAAAGCTGTCATATCTCAGGACCGATGCAGAGGGTGTGGCGATTGCGTCATTTATTGCAGATTCAATGCAATCAAAGATTTTTATGTCGTTGAGCCCGTGCTTTGTGAGGGGTGTGCAGTGTGCACAATGATGTGCCCTTATGAAGCAATTGATATGGTAGACAATCAATCAGGCACTGTAGTGATTTCACAATCTGACGATCAGCCATTTCTTTTTGCAAAGATGGGTGTTGGCCAA from the Spirochaetota bacterium genome contains:
- a CDS encoding ATP-binding protein — its product is MKIAIASGKGGTGKTTISTTLAYYFAQQFPTALLDCDVEEPDANIFLNIPVSRTFDVDVLIPQVDMDLCTGCGRCEKMCQYNAIVLIKGKPLVLPELCHSCGGCYLVCPEKAIKEVKRSVGTVEVGVNGNLHYAGGILNIGEHMAIPLIDEVKKEHYNATFRIVDAPPGSSCPVVHSMQGNDLIIIVVEPTPFGFHDAVLAYDVAKTLNIPCAVVINNLVEEYKPLFSFLEKENIPVLAVIPHDVDVARSCAQGNCIEYMLTKYQDKFEAIMRYIKEKVQ
- a CDS encoding NifB/NifX family molybdenum-iron cluster-binding protein; this encodes MKIAIPAQQNSLDSQVDEHFGRAKGFIVYDSDTGSYTWIENKQSVQSTQGAGIQSAKNVIDNGAEVLIATNVGPKAYSILRSSGVEVYVCDSMLVSQAIAEYKAGKLVKATEAIVESHW
- a CDS encoding MBL fold metallo-hydrolase → MKTKITILCENSIATPFPLIGEHGLSILIESDDTTLFDTGQGLGILQNLKTLGKDITAIQRIILSHGHYDHTGGLLQVLQSINRKINVYAHPDVFTNKVAVIPLGNQTLEAPIGVRASKEEYEKAGAVFQPISGLTAITNSFRAIAEINRPQSWQGFDERLKVKLPDGTIKDDIFNDDCSLVIDTESGPVVLLGCAHAGIVDILHDIAKQTGYKEFHAVIGGTHLESAPDDYIKKAIHTLKEFKVKKIGTSHCTGFKVACIMQQEFGDSLINATCGVSFEF
- a CDS encoding DUF5320 domain-containing protein, translating into MPCGDRTGPYGAGPMTGRGAGFCAGYGMPGYANPTGRSGAFCFNRGFGGRGRGFRHWFYATGLPGWMRFGNNAPYYQYSKDDEKSFLKKQVEFLSKTIEDLNKRLAELEKEGE